In a genomic window of Elusimicrobiota bacterium:
- a CDS encoding DUF4118 domain-containing protein, with the protein MPYREYGLAVAAAALCTAAGFALFPLVSLTDLVMVYLVGTLVVALRGWRGPALFSSLLGVLCFNFFFVPPRFTFHVEHTQFVVTFAVMFAVALIISHLAVRVRTQSDAAKRAEVVAEAERLRSSLLSAVSHELRTPLAAIIGSASTLLQTGHGGGKSSRDLLVNIRDEADRLTRLVHNLIETTRLDSGAALKKELYPIEDVIGTALERVEKLLAGRHVESDLPENLPLVPVDPVLMELVFVNLIENAVRHAPEGALDIVARERMDFLEVSVADRGPGLKPEELERVFEKFYRASAAPGAGLGLAICKAVVEAHGGTIRAENRPGGGAIFLLTLPRRNAK; encoded by the coding sequence ATGCCCTACCGGGAATATGGTCTGGCCGTCGCCGCGGCGGCCCTGTGCACGGCCGCGGGCTTCGCGCTGTTCCCTCTGGTGTCGCTCACCGACCTCGTCATGGTGTATCTCGTGGGGACCCTGGTGGTGGCGCTGCGCGGCTGGCGCGGCCCGGCCCTGTTCTCCTCGCTGCTGGGCGTGCTGTGCTTCAACTTCTTCTTCGTGCCGCCCCGCTTCACGTTCCACGTCGAACACACCCAGTTCGTGGTCACCTTCGCGGTCATGTTCGCCGTGGCTCTGATCATCAGCCACCTCGCGGTGCGTGTGCGGACCCAGTCCGACGCGGCCAAGCGCGCCGAGGTCGTGGCCGAGGCCGAGCGCTTGCGCAGTTCCCTGCTGAGCGCCGTCTCGCACGAGCTGCGCACGCCGTTGGCCGCGATCATCGGCTCGGCGAGCACCTTGCTGCAGACGGGCCACGGCGGGGGAAAGTCGTCGCGGGACCTCCTCGTCAACATACGCGACGAGGCCGACCGGCTGACGCGGCTCGTGCATAACCTCATCGAGACCACCCGCCTCGACTCGGGCGCCGCCCTCAAGAAGGAGCTCTATCCGATCGAGGACGTGATCGGCACGGCGCTCGAGCGGGTCGAGAAGCTCCTCGCCGGGCGGCATGTCGAGTCCGACCTGCCCGAGAACCTGCCCCTCGTTCCGGTCGATCCGGTCTTGATGGAACTCGTGTTCGTGAACCTGATCGAGAACGCCGTGCGTCACGCGCCGGAAGGCGCGCTCGACATCGTCGCCCGCGAGCGCATGGACTTCCTCGAGGTGTCGGTCGCCGACCGGGGCCCGGGGCTCAAGCCCGAGGAGCTCGAGCGGGTCTTCGAGAAGTTCTACCGCGCGAGCGCCGCGCCTGGCGCGGGGCTGGGGCTGGCGATCTGCAAGGCGGTGGTGGAGGCGCACGGCGGGACGATACGGGCAGAGAATCGCCCGGGCGGCGGGGCGATCTTTCTGCTGACCTTGCCCCGGAGGAACGCCAAGTGA
- a CDS encoding porin, whose product MKKALLVLIPLKLSAPGTAASAPWDAPLPVRFGGFVDVYYAYDARRPPARDRAFTTQPARHDEFNVNLAFVDATVDGERVRGRLALQAGNSVQANYAGEPRVGTVSGSDLARHIQEAVVGYKVADELWIDGGIFFSHIGLESWISRDNWTCGRSLMGDFSPYYQSGVKASYRIDEAWSGQLHVLNGWQNISENNDNKALGGQLSWTGPSGWTATYNNFWGQEVGNQGRFFNDLIVKTPPFGRLQLAASADYGIQRKPGGGDFSRWYAAALIGRWKFDERVAVAARVERYVDQDQVIVNTGGQGAFRTTGASVNLDKLLHKQLLWRLEARHFWSENPVYPTRGGYAERDGVVSTSLALTF is encoded by the coding sequence ATGAAGAAGGCGCTGCTCGTCCTCATTCCGTTGAAGCTGAGCGCGCCTGGCACGGCCGCTTCGGCGCCGTGGGATGCGCCCTTGCCCGTGAGGTTCGGCGGGTTCGTGGACGTCTATTACGCCTACGACGCGCGTCGGCCGCCGGCCCGGGACCGGGCTTTCACGACCCAGCCGGCACGGCACGACGAATTCAACGTCAATCTGGCCTTCGTCGACGCGACGGTCGACGGCGAACGGGTGCGGGGGCGGCTCGCGCTGCAGGCGGGAAACTCCGTGCAGGCCAACTACGCGGGGGAGCCCCGCGTGGGGACCGTGAGCGGCTCGGACTTGGCGCGCCACATACAGGAAGCCGTGGTCGGTTATAAAGTCGCCGACGAGCTCTGGATCGACGGCGGGATATTCTTCTCGCACATCGGCCTCGAGAGCTGGATCTCGCGGGACAATTGGACCTGCGGCCGCTCGCTGATGGGCGATTTCTCGCCTTATTACCAATCGGGCGTGAAGGCGAGCTACCGGATCGACGAGGCGTGGTCCGGCCAGCTGCACGTGCTCAACGGCTGGCAGAACATCTCGGAGAACAACGACAACAAGGCCTTGGGCGGCCAGCTCTCCTGGACCGGGCCGTCCGGCTGGACGGCGACTTACAACAACTTCTGGGGCCAGGAGGTCGGCAATCAGGGGCGCTTCTTCAACGACCTGATCGTCAAGACGCCCCCGTTCGGCCGGCTCCAGCTCGCGGCCTCGGCGGACTACGGGATCCAGCGCAAGCCCGGCGGCGGGGATTTCTCGCGGTGGTACGCGGCGGCCTTGATCGGCCGGTGGAAGTTCGACGAACGCGTCGCGGTCGCCGCGCGCGTGGAGCGCTACGTCGACCAGGACCAGGTGATCGTCAACACCGGCGGCCAGGGAGCGTTCCGGACCACCGGCGCGTCGGTCAACCTGGATAAGCTCCTCCATAAGCAGCTTTTGTGGCGGCTGGAGGCGAGGCATTTTTGGTCCGAGAACCCGGTGTATCCGACGAGAGGCGGCTACGCCGAGCGGGACGGGGTCGTCTCGACTTCGTTGGCGCTGACCTTCTGA